A window of Candidatus Nitrospira allomarina genomic DNA:
TATCTCCAAGAAACCAGACAACCCGATCCTCCTGTTGTCAGGAAAGGGAGGGCAAGGTCATGAACGTGTGTTGATAAGGGTAAGAGGATGAATATGTGGATTATCCCCGGTGCGCCTCTCAATAATGGCCAAGGCTGGCGGATTTGGTGTTCGCAAAAAGGGGAAGGCAGTTTTGTTCCACCCGCTATTGAAGTGCGACAAGGTGGTACCATGGTCCCCGTTCACACTGAATGGAAGCTGTTGCCGCCATTATCAGGGCTGAAACGACGGATGGGGATAATGTCTGTGCGATTACAAAACACCCCGCCACCAGAAGGTGCACTTTTTGAGATCCAGGCTGGAACTAACAATGACGCCGAAGTTCAAACGTTTTCCTGGTCGACCCTTCCTCAGAACGTTACTGACAAAGGGGTCACGTTTCTCTTTTCCTCCTGTTTTTGGCAGAACAACGACCGGGATGGATATTACCGCGCAGGCATGAGGGAGTTGAAAATATTATGTCAGCCGCATTTTAAAATGCTGATTGGAGACCAAGTCTATCTTGACTGGCCCCTTTATTGGGATATTGCTGATAAGGAGGCGATTCAACTTTTTGGAAAACGATATCGGCAATATTGGGAAGACGAACATTACCGGGAAGTCCTTCAACTCAACCCAAATTTTATCACGTGTGATGATCACGAATATTGGAACGATTATCCTGAAAAGCAAAAACATCTGATTCAGGCATGGGATGATTCACATCGCAATACCTATGGTCCTGTTGCTGATGAACTCTATTATCAATACCAGCAATGCCTGAATCCTGATGAAGCCCGCTGGTATTCTTTTGGTATTGATCCCGTTTCTTTTTTTATTACCGATACCCGGTCCACACGGGGGGAGTGCCGCGACAAAGGAGCCGGACATTTCATTTTGGACGATCAATGGAAAGCATTAGAAGACTGGCAACAGGGGTTGCAGGGGCCTGGCGTGCTGGTATTAGGTCAACCTCTTTTTCAAAAAGACGGGAATTACAAAGATCATTCTTTATCCAATTTCAAGGAAGATTACGCCCGACTCTGGCGCGTGATTGAGCGGAGTTTAGGCGGAAAGAACACGCAGGGAATGCCACACGACATTTTGATCCTTTCGGGGGATATTCACACCGGCCGATATGCTGAAGCCCATGGTCCTTTCCCCGATGCGCCTTATGGCGTGCCGGAATTCATCGCCTCTCCCGCCGCGATGATTAGTCCGGGGAATACTCGACCGGAGGCGCCCCCTCAACGAATTCGGGTCAAGCCGAATGCCCAGGGCGATGAATCCGTCTGGAACATTGATCCACAGAAAAATGTCGAGATCATGACCATTCAGAACAATGTCGGTATTGTGCGGATGTTTCCCGGCAGCCAGATGGGAGGAACGCCTCGCGTGCGATTCGAGCTGGAATTGTGGCGGTTGCCGGCTAAACGCATAGAATTGGATTGGGATGAAGTCCCTCCTCCTCAAGGAGAAGGAGGTCCATTAGAGTGTGTCTTTAAGAAGGAGTTGCTGCTTCGTTAGCGGAACGTAAGATTTTCACAGAACCAAGTCATCCATTCAGATTGTTCTTCGAGTGATGTGACGAAAGGAATTCATCATGCGCCATTCTCAAACCTCAACCAGAAATCCGGCCATCAAAGACTGGACCAGCAAATATGGCAAACGCACCAACCTGCAATTTTTTAATGATGCGTTTGCCGCCTTGCAAAAACAGGACATCGGCAATCGTGGATTGATGACTGTGGGGTTGATCGGCAGTCGGGACCTTCCCGGACATACGTTGCGTACGGCACAGTCGATGTTGCGTTGGGATTTACGCCCGAGTTTCTGGTCGCATGTGTTTGTGGTGGCCGAACCTGTGACCTCTCGCACGTCGTTGCGGTCTCTGCCGATTCTTGAAGTTCCCCTGCATTCACGCAACGGGATGTTCCCAAGGCCGGAATGTAACGGCATTAATGAAGGCACATTAGGCCTGTATGAGGACAAGGATATCGATGCAAATGTCGGACTTGTGGCTGCCAGTATGACGGATGAGGAGGCCAAAAAGCTTAAAAAGCGCGCGAGAGATTGGAATCAGGATCGTGTCCGTTACAACTTTTGGGAGATGTTGGGAGTCTGGCAAAGCTATCTCTGGTCCCAAGGGGCCAAGCGCAATCCATTGCGGGAGGGTATGCCCATCGCTGCCTCGTCGTATATTGAATTTATTTTTGAAGGGGTGGGTTTGGGTGTGACACCGGGTACCTCCGAGCGCAATAGCGCCCCCGAGCACCTCTGGAATGCGGCCTGCTGGTGGCACAAGGCCTTCAAGGAGCAAGACCGGAAAGTGGCCGGGATGTTTGTCGCGCGTGACCGAGGGTGTGCCATGGCCAGCTGCGACGAATAGGTTCCTATTTATAGGGACCTAACTTTGAATGTCGTGGGTGTTATCCCCCAATTTCCGCAGGAGTTTGCGGGATCCATCGGAAAAATTGAGGATCGATTCCCGATGGAAGGTGTTGGGATTGATACCCTGTTTTCCTTAGTGCGGCCGATTCCCAGGGTTTTCCTTTCTCCTTTTTTAATGAGGCTTTTTTCTGAAGAAGACAAAGTAGCGAGGTGGGGTAGAAGTGTGATGTGGCTTATGAACTATAATAAGACACTTTACAATTGTTGACGGTACGGCCTTGATCTTTCCACCTCTCCCAACGGTATTTTGCATTTGGTAGGGGGCGACCTCTCCTTACAAATGGGGTGATGGATTCGAGAGGATGAAAATGTGGTGAAAATCGGATTAATTCAATTGGCTTGCTCCACTAATCCTGCTGAGAATCTGGAGCGAGCAGTAGGGAAGGTCGGGGAAGCGGCGCGAAATGGGGCGCAGGTTATCTGTCTGCCTGAGTTGTTTCGCTCCCAATACTTTTGCCAGAAAGAGGATACCGCTCTGTTTGATTTGGCAGAATCCGTGCCGGGGCCTTCCACAGAGGCCTTAGCCAAAATTGCCAAATCCCATCGTGTGACGATTTTGGTGTCGTTGTTCGAGCGAAGGACGGCAGGAGTGTACCACAATTCCATTGCCGTGGTGGACGAGCGGGGAGAGATAGCCGGCCTGTATAGAAAGATGCACATTCCGGATGATCCTGCCTATTACGAAAAGTTTTATTTCACTCCTGGGGATCGGGGTTTTCAGGGGATCAAGACGACTCACGCTGTGGTTGGGCCGTTGATCTGTTGGGATCAATGGTATCCGGAAGGTGCGCGGATGACGGCCCTGCAGGGAGCGGAAATTTTATTTTACCCCACGGCCATTGGTTGGCATCCCAAAGAAAAATCAGAAGAGGGTCAGGCGCAACGCGATGCCTGGATGACGATCCAACGCAGTCATGCCATTGCGAACGGTGTGTTTGTGGTGGCCGTGAATCGTGTCGGTCATGAGGCTCCGGCCGGAGGTGATGGCCTGGAGTTTTGGGGTAGTTCGTTTGTCTGTGATCCTTTTGGGGTGGTGCTTGCGCAGGCGTCTATTGAGAAAGAAGACACGCTGGTGGTGGATATTGATCTCAAGCGCATTGAAGAAGTCCGCCGGAACTGGCCTTTTCTTCGCGATCGCCGCATTGATGCGTATGGGGGGATCACGAAGCGATTTATGGATGAGTCTCATTAATCCGGCCTTTGTACAAATTTGCGGTGCTGACCCTTACCCTAGGCCTTTTCTTTGAGGCCGAGCTCTTTTAGGAAGAGGGAAGCGCTGTACCTTCCAAATGGGTAGCATGTTTTCCAATCTTCCAATTTTCCTCCTCCCTTTGGGGAAAGGATCAGGGTGAGGGAAGAGATGAAGCGGATTGCACCGAGA
This region includes:
- a CDS encoding alkaline phosphatase D family protein; this translates as MNMWIIPGAPLNNGQGWRIWCSQKGEGSFVPPAIEVRQGGTMVPVHTEWKLLPPLSGLKRRMGIMSVRLQNTPPPEGALFEIQAGTNNDAEVQTFSWSTLPQNVTDKGVTFLFSSCFWQNNDRDGYYRAGMRELKILCQPHFKMLIGDQVYLDWPLYWDIADKEAIQLFGKRYRQYWEDEHYREVLQLNPNFITCDDHEYWNDYPEKQKHLIQAWDDSHRNTYGPVADELYYQYQQCLNPDEARWYSFGIDPVSFFITDTRSTRGECRDKGAGHFILDDQWKALEDWQQGLQGPGVLVLGQPLFQKDGNYKDHSLSNFKEDYARLWRVIERSLGGKNTQGMPHDILILSGDIHTGRYAEAHGPFPDAPYGVPEFIASPAAMISPGNTRPEAPPQRIRVKPNAQGDESVWNIDPQKNVEIMTIQNNVGIVRMFPGSQMGGTPRVRFELELWRLPAKRIELDWDEVPPPQGEGGPLECVFKKELLLR
- a CDS encoding carbon-nitrogen hydrolase — translated: MKIGLIQLACSTNPAENLERAVGKVGEAARNGAQVICLPELFRSQYFCQKEDTALFDLAESVPGPSTEALAKIAKSHRVTILVSLFERRTAGVYHNSIAVVDERGEIAGLYRKMHIPDDPAYYEKFYFTPGDRGFQGIKTTHAVVGPLICWDQWYPEGARMTALQGAEILFYPTAIGWHPKEKSEEGQAQRDAWMTIQRSHAIANGVFVVAVNRVGHEAPAGGDGLEFWGSSFVCDPFGVVLAQASIEKEDTLVVDIDLKRIEEVRRNWPFLRDRRIDAYGGITKRFMDESH